One genomic segment of Acidobacteriota bacterium includes these proteins:
- a CDS encoding benzoyl-CoA-dihydrodiol lyase: MNVDFRTHPDRYRHWKLTVQGEVARLGMDVDEAGGLGPWELKMNSYDLGVDIELYDAVQRLRFEHPEVKAVVIESLKERIFCAGANIRMLGSSTHPEKVNFCKFTNETRNGIEDASDHSGQRYVAALRGNAAGGGYELALATDYIILVDDATASVALPEVPLLAVLPGTGGLTRMVDKRHVRRDLADVFCTVEEGVKGQRAVEWRLVDEVVPTSRFAELVDERLAEMAATSDRPSHGPGIELTPLAREVSETTITYPHLRIELDRAAGVATLVIAGPGEVPPTDPDGAVTLGAAFWPLAMVRALDDAILHLRTNEREIGTWLLKTEGDTELVAAHDAFLVKHADHWAVREIILYLKRTLRRLDETSRSTFALIEPGSCFVGALAEIAFAADRCYMLEGTFDGSDTTAPILRLTAMNVGPLTMNNHLTRLATRFWGRDETREQAEALVGKDLNAAEALDAELVTFAYDKIDWDDELRITLEERASFSPDALTGMEANLRFPGPETFETKIFGRLTAWQNWIFTRPNASGPDGALQRYGTGLRPDFSRQRT; the protein is encoded by the coding sequence ATGAACGTGGACTTCCGTACCCATCCGGATCGCTACAGGCACTGGAAGCTGACCGTGCAGGGGGAGGTCGCCCGTCTCGGCATGGATGTCGACGAAGCAGGGGGACTCGGCCCTTGGGAACTGAAGATGAATTCCTACGACCTCGGCGTGGATATCGAGCTCTACGACGCCGTACAGCGGCTCCGATTCGAGCACCCCGAGGTGAAGGCCGTCGTGATCGAATCGCTCAAGGAGCGCATCTTTTGTGCAGGGGCGAACATTCGGATGCTCGGCAGCTCCACACATCCTGAGAAGGTGAACTTCTGCAAGTTCACGAACGAGACTCGCAACGGCATCGAGGATGCCAGCGACCACTCGGGCCAACGCTATGTTGCCGCTCTAAGAGGGAACGCCGCCGGAGGGGGGTACGAGTTGGCCCTCGCAACGGACTACATCATTCTTGTAGATGACGCCACGGCCTCTGTCGCTCTTCCAGAGGTTCCGCTACTCGCGGTACTTCCCGGTACCGGTGGACTCACCCGGATGGTCGACAAGCGGCATGTCCGCCGTGATCTTGCCGATGTGTTCTGCACCGTTGAGGAAGGGGTCAAGGGCCAGCGTGCCGTGGAGTGGCGCCTTGTCGACGAGGTTGTTCCAACCTCACGATTCGCCGAACTCGTCGATGAACGTCTGGCAGAGATGGCCGCCACGAGCGACCGCCCGTCGCACGGTCCCGGAATCGAGCTGACGCCCCTGGCGCGGGAAGTGTCCGAAACCACTATCACCTACCCCCACCTCCGAATCGAACTGGATCGTGCGGCGGGCGTCGCGACGCTGGTTATCGCCGGCCCCGGCGAGGTGCCGCCTACCGATCCAGACGGAGCCGTTACCCTCGGAGCGGCGTTCTGGCCTCTGGCGATGGTCCGTGCTCTTGACGACGCGATCCTGCACCTACGAACCAACGAGAGGGAGATCGGCACTTGGCTACTCAAGACCGAAGGAGATACGGAGCTTGTTGCTGCGCACGACGCCTTTCTTGTGAAACACGCCGACCACTGGGCGGTACGAGAGATCATTCTGTACTTGAAACGGACCCTGCGACGGCTCGATGAAACGTCTCGCTCAACGTTCGCTCTCATTGAGCCGGGAAGCTGTTTCGTCGGCGCCCTCGCCGAGATTGCCTTCGCCGCCGACCGCTGCTACATGCTTGAGGGTACCTTCGATGGCTCCGACACGACCGCACCGATACTCCGGCTCACGGCAATGAATGTTGGTCCGCTCACTATGAACAACCACCTCACCAGGCTCGCCACTCGATTCTGGGGCAGGGACGAAACGCGAGAGCAGGCCGAGGCGCTGGTGGGGAAGGATCTCAACGCTGCGGAAGCTCTTGACGCCGAACTCGTCACGTTCGCCTACGACAAAATCGACTGGGATGACGAGTTGCGGATCACCCTTGAGGAGCGTGCGTCGTTCTCACCAGACGCCCTTACCGGCATGGAGGCGAACCTCCGATTCCCCGGACCCGAGACTTTCGAGACGAAGATCTTCGGTCGGCTCACCGCCTGGCAGAACTGGATATTCACGCGACCGAACGCTTCGGGACCAGACGGAGCCCTACAGCGCTATGGGACAGGACTCCGGCCCGATTTCAGCCGCCAACGAACCTGA
- a CDS encoding branched-chain amino acid ABC transporter permease, which yields MTAVLLDGIVLGFQFGLLGVGLTVVYGIGGILNMAYGQMAVVAAVVVSIAMRSGLAAGPAALLGILAAAGIGLALNLTILQPVYRQRGETRVLLSLLLTIGVAFIIDGLLVWRFPIEALGLSIGGKPVLILGVPMRTGSLLASAITILAGGALVLFFRATTTGKAVRSVIQDEVGAQLCGVNPSAVRALIFTLSGAIAGLAAVTQSMTSPVTVSAGFEITILALLVTVVGGLGSVRGAFLAGLILGMVNAISSFYIGSYITTIILLAAAALTILLRPSGLFGERA from the coding sequence GTGACTGCGGTACTCCTCGACGGAATCGTGCTGGGTTTCCAGTTCGGCCTTCTCGGCGTTGGACTCACCGTGGTCTACGGCATAGGAGGCATCCTCAATATGGCCTACGGACAGATGGCGGTTGTCGCTGCCGTGGTCGTTTCGATCGCGATGAGGTCGGGGCTTGCCGCCGGCCCGGCCGCTCTGCTCGGAATCCTTGCCGCGGCAGGGATAGGGCTGGCGCTCAACCTCACCATCCTCCAACCGGTCTATCGACAACGAGGCGAGACCCGAGTACTTCTCAGCCTTCTTCTGACGATCGGAGTCGCTTTCATTATCGACGGACTGTTGGTCTGGCGTTTTCCGATCGAAGCCCTGGGATTGAGCATCGGAGGGAAGCCGGTTTTAATCCTTGGAGTGCCGATGCGCACGGGTAGCCTCCTGGCTTCTGCGATCACCATCCTGGCGGGTGGAGCTCTAGTCCTCTTCTTTCGAGCCACCACCACCGGTAAGGCGGTGCGATCGGTGATCCAGGACGAGGTGGGTGCCCAGCTGTGCGGGGTGAACCCCTCGGCCGTGCGCGCACTGATCTTCACGTTGAGTGGGGCCATTGCAGGCCTCGCTGCCGTCACACAGTCGATGACCAGTCCCGTGACCGTGAGCGCAGGATTCGAAATCACGATCCTGGCGCTGCTCGTCACTGTCGTCGGAGGCCTCGGAAGTGTGCGCGGCGCCTTCCTGGCGGGACTCATTCTGGGAATGGTCAACGCGATAAGTTCGTTCTACATCGGTTCGTACATCACGACGATCATTCTGTTGGCCGCTGCAGCTCTCACGATCCTGCTTCGTCCCTCCGGGCTCTTCGGGGAGCGAGCATGA
- a CDS encoding ABC transporter ATP-binding protein, translating into MAILELDDIHKRFGGLPAVDGVTMGVDDGEILAIVGPNGAGKSTLLKSIIGLLKLTSGAVRFENVDITAMPTYRIRQSGIAMVLQTPRVFPSLTVRENVMIGAMFGKRADRLSESEADDEATAMLDFVGLMDKGDSAIDELNLHEQRYVDLARALAGRPRLLLLDEVMAGLNDTETRLSIDMVRNVRDRLGMTVIWVEHVMKAVMELAERIVVLDFGKLLADGDPATVMRDSAVIEAYLGKEGLPDA; encoded by the coding sequence ATGGCGATTCTCGAACTCGACGACATACATAAACGCTTCGGCGGCCTCCCGGCCGTCGACGGGGTAACTATGGGAGTCGACGATGGAGAGATTCTCGCCATTGTCGGTCCGAACGGCGCGGGGAAGAGCACGCTGCTCAAGTCGATCATCGGACTCCTGAAACTGACGAGTGGTGCGGTCAGGTTCGAGAATGTGGATATCACCGCGATGCCGACGTATCGGATTCGTCAATCCGGCATCGCAATGGTGCTGCAGACTCCGCGGGTGTTTCCGTCTCTCACCGTCCGTGAGAATGTGATGATCGGAGCCATGTTCGGCAAGAGGGCGGATCGATTGTCCGAATCAGAGGCTGACGACGAGGCTACCGCGATGCTCGATTTCGTTGGGCTGATGGACAAAGGCGACTCTGCGATCGACGAGTTGAATCTGCACGAGCAACGCTACGTCGACCTCGCGAGGGCGCTGGCAGGCCGACCGCGACTGCTCCTTCTTGATGAGGTGATGGCTGGTCTGAACGACACCGAGACCCGCTTGTCGATTGACATGGTGCGAAATGTGCGAGACCGCCTTGGTATGACCGTCATCTGGGTCGAACATGTGATGAAAGCGGTGATGGAACTCGCCGAGCGTATAGTCGTGCTCGATTTCGGGAAACTCCTGGCAGATGGGGATCCGGCGACGGTGATGCGCGACAGTGCGGTGATCGAGGCGTACCTTGGGAAGGAGGGGCTCCCGGATGCTTGA
- a CDS encoding ABC transporter ATP-binding protein: MLEVTHLSAGYDSKVVVVDVSLNVREGEVVAIIGSNGAGKTTFLKAVCGLLPVSAGEVRYNGRSIANLPIHEIARAGISFVPAARHLFPEMSVAENLALGAYPERPDPAQKALVFDLFPRLAERRRQAAGTMSGGEQQMLAVGRALMSRPRLLILDEPTTGLAPKLAAQAYESLAALRSQGLTILVAEQQVPLVLSLADRGYVIESGAIQLEGRAAELKDNPTVRRAYLGVV, translated from the coding sequence ATGCTTGAGGTGACGCACCTTTCGGCAGGGTACGACTCCAAAGTCGTGGTTGTTGACGTGTCGCTCAACGTCCGCGAAGGAGAGGTCGTCGCCATCATCGGCTCCAACGGCGCGGGAAAGACCACTTTTCTGAAGGCTGTGTGCGGTCTGCTCCCCGTATCTGCGGGGGAAGTGCGATATAACGGCCGGTCGATCGCCAACCTGCCCATCCACGAGATCGCACGCGCAGGCATCTCGTTTGTGCCCGCGGCGCGGCACCTCTTCCCGGAGATGAGCGTCGCCGAGAACCTCGCTCTCGGCGCGTACCCGGAAAGACCGGATCCCGCCCAGAAAGCGCTAGTGTTCGATCTCTTCCCCAGACTCGCCGAACGTCGTCGCCAGGCTGCGGGGACGATGAGTGGTGGCGAGCAGCAGATGCTCGCGGTCGGCCGAGCCTTGATGTCTCGCCCTCGACTGCTCATCCTCGATGAGCCCACAACAGGCCTTGCCCCCAAACTCGCTGCTCAGGCATACGAATCGCTCGCAGCCCTTCGCTCGCAGGGTCTGACGATTCTGGTGGCCGAACAGCAGGTTCCACTCGTGCTCAGCCTCGCCGATCGAGGATACGTGATCGAGAGTGGTGCGATACAGCTTGAGGGGCGGGCTGCCGAGCTGAAGGATAACCCGACCGTGCGACGCGCCTACCTGGGGGTCGTGTGA
- the boxB gene encoding benzoyl-CoA 2,3-epoxidase subunit BoxB produces MATDSVDYSTLIPNNVGLADDQKLLQALEKWYPKYLEWWSDMGPTGFIADTPFQEAEVWLRTAVSVEKDGWAKFDYVKMPEYRWGILLAPPEEGRTIPFGEHKGEPAWQEVPGAYRAMLRRLIVIQGDTEPASVEQQRFLGSTAPSFYDMRNLFQVNVEEGRHLWAMVYLLQRYFGRDGREEADELLRRRSGDADRPRMLGAFNEETPDWLSFFLFTYFTDRDGKMQLEALAQSGFDPLSRTCRFMLAEEAHHMFVGATGVGRIVKRTVEAMRDAGIDDPYDTDRIRSLGVIDLPLILRKLNFHFSLTLDLFGSEESTNAAGAFHSGVKGRYHETAIDDDHQLVGSTYPVTKHVEGEFRTVEVPALNALNARLRDDYIEDCAGGLRRWNRYISEAGIDFELSLPHVAFHRQVGDFAGLNVTPKGECLDAATWDSQRASYLPVEDDKTFIEKLMQQVTTPGEFASWIAPPQKGVGGKPVEFEYVQIPGTT; encoded by the coding sequence ATGGCTACCGACAGTGTCGACTACTCGACGCTCATACCGAACAATGTCGGGCTTGCCGACGACCAGAAGCTGCTGCAAGCGCTTGAGAAGTGGTATCCGAAGTACCTCGAGTGGTGGTCCGACATGGGACCGACGGGGTTCATTGCCGATACACCGTTCCAGGAAGCCGAGGTGTGGTTACGCACGGCGGTGAGTGTGGAGAAGGACGGGTGGGCCAAGTTCGACTATGTGAAGATGCCGGAATACCGCTGGGGAATCCTCCTCGCTCCTCCCGAGGAAGGACGCACAATTCCGTTTGGTGAGCACAAGGGCGAACCGGCTTGGCAGGAGGTTCCGGGAGCCTACCGGGCGATGCTTCGACGCCTCATCGTTATCCAGGGAGATACCGAACCAGCGTCCGTCGAGCAGCAGCGGTTCCTCGGTAGTACGGCCCCATCGTTCTACGACATGCGCAATCTCTTCCAGGTCAACGTCGAGGAGGGTCGCCATCTGTGGGCGATGGTCTATCTGCTCCAGCGATACTTCGGGCGGGATGGCCGTGAAGAAGCCGACGAGCTTCTGCGCCGCCGCTCCGGCGACGCAGACCGTCCCAGGATGCTTGGAGCGTTTAACGAGGAGACACCAGACTGGCTGTCGTTCTTCCTGTTCACCTATTTCACCGACCGCGACGGGAAAATGCAGCTTGAGGCGCTTGCCCAGTCCGGCTTCGACCCGCTCTCGCGTACCTGTCGCTTCATGCTTGCTGAAGAAGCCCATCATATGTTCGTGGGAGCCACAGGCGTCGGCCGCATCGTGAAGCGAACCGTGGAGGCGATGCGAGATGCGGGCATCGATGACCCATACGACACGGATCGTATTCGGTCCCTCGGGGTCATCGACCTGCCACTTATTCTGCGTAAGCTCAATTTCCACTTCTCCCTTACGCTCGACCTCTTCGGTTCGGAGGAGTCGACGAACGCTGCGGGCGCGTTCCACTCCGGGGTAAAGGGCCGTTACCACGAGACGGCAATAGACGACGACCACCAACTCGTTGGATCCACCTACCCGGTAACTAAGCACGTCGAAGGCGAATTCCGCACGGTCGAAGTGCCCGCGCTCAACGCGCTCAACGCCAGGCTTCGGGACGACTACATCGAGGACTGCGCGGGTGGTCTGAGGAGATGGAACCGCTACATCTCGGAAGCCGGCATCGACTTCGAGCTGAGCCTCCCCCACGTCGCCTTCCACCGTCAGGTCGGAGATTTCGCCGGCCTCAATGTGACCCCCAAGGGCGAGTGCCTTGACGCCGCAACGTGGGATTCGCAACGCGCTTCATACCTTCCGGTCGAAGACGACAAGACGTTTATCGAGAAGCTCATGCAGCAGGTGACGACACCGGGCGAGTTCGCCTCGTGGATCGCCCCACCCCAGAAGGGCGTCGGCGGAAAGCCGGTCGAGTTCGAGTACGTACAGATTCCCGGCACTACCTGA
- a CDS encoding AMP-binding protein: MDVTFFDREVETLPRERLTKLQEAKLAAVVTETYGSNRFVTDKLAAAGVSPQDVRTLEDLAGLPFTTKTELLAAQDEGSMSTNCTFPEAAYTRIHQTSGTTGSPLRVFDTPESWDWWGRCWGFVLAGAGLTAEDRLFVPFSFGPFIGFWAALGGAKEIGALMIPGGGRTSVQRLQLMADHGITAMCCTPTYALRLVEVASDEGFDLRSIPMRVTVHAGEPGANVPATKARIESAWGAKCYDHAGASEVGAHSFECQAQPEGTHAIDSEFIVEVVDPVSGRPVSAGDQGELVITNLGRIGFPVIRYRTGDIVRINDTPCDCGRTFTRFEGGVLGRADDMVVVRGVNVYPAAVENLVRSCNAVSEYRVTVTRGDSMAEILIEVECRGDESGEDTVSAVRTAFETSLGLRPEIVMVQLGTLPRFELKARRFFIA; encoded by the coding sequence ATGGATGTCACCTTTTTCGACCGTGAGGTAGAGACGCTTCCACGGGAGCGACTGACCAAGCTTCAAGAGGCGAAGCTTGCCGCGGTGGTGACAGAGACCTACGGTAGCAACCGCTTCGTTACGGACAAGCTCGCTGCGGCGGGCGTATCGCCACAAGATGTTCGCACGCTCGAGGATCTCGCCGGTCTGCCGTTCACAACGAAGACCGAGCTGCTGGCGGCGCAGGACGAAGGATCGATGAGCACCAACTGCACATTCCCCGAGGCTGCCTACACGCGAATTCACCAGACGTCCGGCACCACAGGTTCGCCGTTGCGGGTCTTCGATACGCCCGAGAGCTGGGACTGGTGGGGTCGATGCTGGGGATTCGTGCTTGCCGGGGCAGGGCTGACGGCCGAGGACCGCCTGTTTGTGCCCTTCTCGTTCGGTCCGTTCATCGGGTTCTGGGCTGCTCTGGGAGGCGCAAAGGAGATCGGTGCCTTGATGATTCCCGGAGGGGGTCGCACCTCGGTGCAGCGGCTCCAGCTCATGGCAGACCATGGGATCACTGCGATGTGTTGCACCCCGACGTACGCACTACGACTAGTTGAAGTGGCGAGCGACGAAGGCTTCGACCTACGGTCAATCCCGATGCGGGTGACGGTGCACGCCGGGGAACCCGGTGCCAACGTACCCGCCACGAAAGCCCGCATCGAAAGCGCATGGGGGGCGAAGTGTTATGACCATGCGGGAGCCTCTGAGGTTGGCGCCCACAGCTTCGAGTGCCAGGCCCAACCAGAGGGAACCCACGCCATCGACAGCGAGTTCATCGTCGAAGTGGTCGACCCCGTTTCCGGGCGGCCGGTCTCGGCCGGCGATCAAGGCGAACTTGTCATCACAAACCTGGGTCGAATCGGTTTCCCTGTCATCAGATACCGCACCGGCGACATTGTTCGTATCAATGACACCCCGTGCGACTGCGGACGGACCTTCACTCGTTTCGAGGGAGGAGTCCTTGGGAGAGCCGACGACATGGTCGTGGTCCGTGGGGTCAACGTCTACCCTGCCGCGGTTGAGAACCTGGTGCGAAGCTGCAACGCGGTTAGCGAGTACCGTGTCACCGTTACGCGGGGTGACTCGATGGCGGAGATCCTCATCGAGGTCGAGTGCCGGGGAGATGAGAGCGGTGAGGACACCGTGTCTGCCGTGCGAACAGCATTCGAAACCTCGCTGGGGCTGCGGCCTGAGATCGTGATGGTGCAGCTGGGCACTCTTCCGCGCTTCGAGTTGAAAGCACGCCGGTTCTTCATTGCGTGA
- a CDS encoding benzoate-CoA ligase family protein produces the protein MDHNVTVAAEELTFAPVFNVAVPFIDRHLAEGRAGNVAIRTSNGDEVTYGELADRVNRAGNALQGLGLRSGDRVLMVVKDDPVFYYLFWGAIKAGFIPVPLNTLLRAKDYQFVIADSQAAAFVWSPEYDEAVVPALEGITPGPAHRIHTEGEGTTVRSLMEAASPTLEAVATSALDDCFWLYSSGSTGNPKGAIHRHRDMVVTSQRYGVETLGAVEDDIFFSAAKLFFAYGLGNGMTFPLWVGGTAILFDGRPTPETTFDVIRRSQPTLYFGVPTLYAAQLAAYDELAPDMSSVRLCVSAGEALPPDILRRWKEYAGLDIIDGIGSTELLHIFISNLPGDIRPGATGKPVPGYDARIVDDNGNDVPVGEAGRLLNRGESTARAYWNNPEKTSVTMLADGWLDTGDTYIRDEDGYFYYQGRSDDMMKVGGIWTSPFEIEAKLMEHPLVLEAAIVGREDNAGLVKPAAFVVLADSSAVGADLETELRTLCKEGLAPYKYPRWIEFVDDLPKTATGKIQRFKLRA, from the coding sequence ATGGACCACAACGTGACCGTGGCTGCGGAGGAACTGACCTTCGCTCCCGTGTTCAACGTCGCCGTTCCCTTCATCGACCGGCACCTCGCGGAGGGTCGGGCAGGAAACGTCGCCATTCGGACGAGCAACGGCGACGAGGTCACCTACGGGGAGCTCGCGGACCGTGTGAACCGGGCTGGGAACGCCCTCCAGGGTCTGGGTCTCAGAAGCGGTGACCGAGTGCTCATGGTGGTCAAGGACGACCCCGTCTTCTACTACTTGTTTTGGGGTGCCATCAAGGCGGGGTTCATCCCCGTTCCCCTCAATACGCTTCTGCGGGCAAAGGACTACCAGTTCGTCATCGCGGACTCGCAGGCTGCCGCGTTCGTATGGTCTCCGGAGTACGACGAGGCCGTGGTGCCCGCCCTGGAGGGCATCACCCCGGGCCCCGCACACCGTATCCACACCGAGGGGGAAGGAACCACGGTCCGCTCCCTCATGGAGGCGGCCTCACCGACGCTCGAGGCTGTCGCCACATCGGCCCTTGACGACTGCTTCTGGCTCTATTCGTCCGGATCCACAGGCAACCCGAAGGGTGCGATCCACCGGCACCGTGACATGGTCGTCACATCCCAGCGATACGGCGTTGAGACCCTTGGCGCCGTGGAGGACGACATATTCTTCTCTGCCGCAAAGCTGTTCTTCGCATACGGCCTTGGTAATGGCATGACGTTCCCCCTGTGGGTGGGTGGCACGGCGATCCTATTCGATGGCCGTCCCACGCCTGAAACGACTTTTGACGTGATCAGACGATCGCAACCCACTCTGTATTTCGGAGTCCCAACACTCTACGCGGCTCAGTTGGCCGCGTACGACGAGCTCGCGCCGGACATGTCGTCCGTACGGCTGTGCGTCTCGGCGGGCGAGGCGCTACCACCTGATATTCTCCGGCGCTGGAAGGAGTACGCGGGGCTCGACATCATCGACGGCATCGGATCGACCGAGCTGCTTCACATCTTCATCTCAAACCTGCCTGGAGACATTCGGCCAGGCGCCACAGGTAAGCCCGTCCCTGGTTACGACGCTCGGATCGTCGATGACAATGGCAACGACGTTCCCGTCGGGGAAGCGGGGCGGCTGCTCAATCGCGGCGAATCGACGGCGAGGGCGTACTGGAACAACCCTGAGAAAACCTCGGTCACGATGCTCGCCGATGGTTGGCTGGACACCGGTGACACGTACATACGTGATGAGGACGGCTACTTCTACTACCAGGGTCGAAGTGACGACATGATGAAGGTGGGAGGGATCTGGACTTCCCCGTTCGAAATAGAGGCGAAACTCATGGAGCACCCCCTCGTTCTTGAAGCGGCAATCGTCGGCCGCGAGGACAATGCCGGTCTTGTAAAACCGGCCGCGTTCGTTGTCCTCGCCGATTCCTCGGCGGTCGGCGCGGACCTCGAGACGGAGCTACGGACTTTGTGCAAGGAAGGGCTTGCGCCATACAAGTACCCTCGCTGGATCGAGTTTGTCGACGACCTGCCGAAGACCGCGACCGGCAAGATCCAACGGTTCAAACTCCGCGCATAG
- a CDS encoding branched-chain amino acid ABC transporter permease → MTAEDFESGSGTSGLLGGGHGDRRISDLAGFTTIAATGMVLALVPIWIGDSRTLMGVAVAGLLFACYAVAFNLIFGSTGQLFLAVGALAGVGAYASAITSDRLGVPFPLAMLLATGLAMLIGGVFSWIAVRRSLGIIFTGIVTLTFSLAFDNLLLGQRGITGGETGFVVEAGSDTFLRRQIPPYYVFLGLVLVYLIGYFLIHRSHIGWAFRALRDDEVAAKLAGVDVAKYRIYAGSIGGGMLGFAGALWAHVEGFISPATFTFIHVDVRVLVMVMFGGIGTLMGPVVGAGFFAYVGEVLASFSQLRLIAEGVLLIVLFLLFPGGVVRALRSGISRLRSKLRKSKP, encoded by the coding sequence ATGACCGCCGAAGACTTCGAGTCCGGGTCCGGAACCTCTGGCCTCCTGGGCGGAGGCCATGGAGATCGGCGGATATCAGATCTGGCCGGCTTCACGACCATCGCCGCCACTGGAATGGTGTTGGCCCTGGTGCCTATCTGGATCGGCGACTCACGCACACTCATGGGCGTCGCGGTTGCCGGGTTGCTCTTTGCTTGTTACGCCGTAGCGTTCAACCTGATCTTCGGCAGTACGGGGCAGCTCTTTCTGGCAGTCGGGGCGCTTGCCGGGGTCGGGGCCTATGCCTCAGCTATCACCAGTGATCGTCTGGGCGTACCGTTCCCCCTGGCAATGCTGCTCGCCACCGGATTGGCGATGCTCATCGGCGGTGTATTCAGCTGGATCGCGGTCCGTCGGTCGCTCGGCATCATCTTCACCGGAATCGTCACGCTGACATTTTCACTAGCGTTCGACAATCTCCTTCTCGGCCAGCGGGGAATCACAGGTGGAGAAACAGGGTTTGTGGTCGAGGCCGGCTCTGACACGTTTCTTCGTCGGCAGATACCTCCCTACTACGTGTTCCTCGGTCTCGTGCTCGTGTATCTCATTGGTTACTTTCTAATCCACCGTTCGCATATCGGCTGGGCATTCCGAGCACTCCGGGACGACGAGGTCGCAGCAAAGTTAGCGGGTGTCGACGTCGCAAAATACCGGATATACGCAGGTTCGATCGGAGGTGGGATGCTCGGTTTCGCCGGAGCCTTGTGGGCCCATGTCGAAGGATTCATCAGCCCGGCGACGTTCACTTTCATACACGTCGACGTTCGCGTGCTCGTGATGGTGATGTTTGGAGGGATCGGGACGCTGATGGGTCCCGTGGTCGGGGCGGGATTCTTCGCGTACGTTGGTGAGGTGCTGGCATCGTTCAGTCAGCTCCGGCTCATCGCGGAAGGAGTGCTGCTCATCGTGCTGTTTCTCCTGTTCCCAGGAGGGGTCGTCCGCGCTCTGCGCTCCGGCATCAGCCGACTGCGCAGCAAACTGCGGAAATCGAAACCGTAG
- a CDS encoding ABC transporter substrate-binding protein, which translates to MKRSWLIRLTMLLALALVFSACSTTDESTDTTAGAAETTTTTAASTEPIKIGLLTSLTATFAPWGVSVRDGMRLAVKEINEAGGVDGRQLELLERDDQSNPEEGASGLERLIEDGVVAVGGVISSDVGLSAARIAEELSVPLFLVKAGSDAILTTDSRYTFRTCLPAAPMIAGPIAQYVLSTGVTKVGAIVADYAWGQAVKSALETEFANLAGVELQIEVAPVPEKDFATYLRKLDDFGAGILVATGHPPGGVSITKQSDDFGMNLEVTGSWNPLGLIVGAVGEQAFDRYADFACVDYDSDAYQDLARRYLAFSDNAFMEDDAVAGFGIVHAIAEAVGAVGDDPAAVAAYLHANTFDIPGYSFPLSWTEWGEIAAAQPTFVVIREQEPPEGVNPGANWYPELLILSDPLEPFVP; encoded by the coding sequence ATGAAGAGATCCTGGCTTATCCGCTTAACCATGCTTCTGGCACTAGCGCTCGTATTCAGTGCATGCAGCACCACGGACGAATCGACCGACACAACAGCCGGTGCGGCGGAGACGACAACCACGACCGCGGCGAGCACCGAGCCCATCAAAATCGGTCTCCTCACCTCGCTGACGGCAACGTTCGCCCCATGGGGCGTGTCGGTTCGCGACGGTATGCGGCTTGCCGTGAAAGAGATCAACGAAGCCGGAGGTGTAGATGGGCGGCAGCTTGAGCTGCTCGAACGCGATGACCAGTCGAATCCTGAGGAGGGGGCGAGCGGCCTCGAACGGCTCATCGAAGATGGTGTCGTCGCAGTCGGCGGTGTGATCTCAAGCGACGTCGGTCTGTCGGCGGCTCGAATCGCCGAAGAGCTGTCTGTACCACTGTTCCTGGTCAAGGCCGGCTCCGACGCCATTCTCACGACGGACAGCCGGTACACGTTCCGGACCTGCCTTCCTGCCGCACCCATGATTGCCGGTCCGATTGCTCAGTATGTCCTCAGTACCGGGGTCACGAAAGTCGGCGCCATCGTGGCTGACTACGCATGGGGACAGGCGGTGAAGTCGGCCCTTGAGACCGAATTCGCCAATCTCGCGGGAGTGGAACTGCAGATCGAGGTAGCCCCGGTTCCTGAGAAGGACTTCGCGACCTACCTCCGAAAGCTCGACGATTTCGGAGCCGGTATCCTCGTTGCCACAGGCCATCCACCGGGAGGGGTGTCGATCACGAAGCAGTCAGACGACTTCGGGATGAACCTCGAGGTCACCGGTTCCTGGAACCCCTTGGGACTGATCGTGGGCGCGGTCGGGGAGCAAGCATTCGATCGATACGCCGACTTCGCCTGTGTCGACTATGACAGCGACGCGTATCAGGATCTCGCTCGCAGATACCTCGCATTCTCCGACAACGCGTTCATGGAGGATGACGCCGTAGCCGGCTTCGGCATAGTGCACGCTATCGCCGAGGCTGTCGGAGCTGTTGGCGACGACCCCGCAGCCGTGGCCGCGTACCTGCATGCCAACACGTTCGATATTCCCGGTTACTCGTTCCCGCTGAGTTGGACCGAATGGGGTGAGATTGCCGCCGCCCAGCCAACCTTCGTGGTGATCCGTGAGCAGGAACCGCCCGAAGGTGTCAACCCCGGAGCCAACTGGTATCCGGAACTCCTCATATTGTCGGATCCTCTCGAGCCATTCGTTCCATAA